Proteins encoded by one window of Rutidosis leptorrhynchoides isolate AG116_Rl617_1_P2 chromosome 7, CSIRO_AGI_Rlap_v1, whole genome shotgun sequence:
- the LOC139858777 gene encoding uncharacterized protein, protein MHTSNWRPTQGAGGAVGDSSMETADWRSQLTADLRQRIANKIMDTLIRHPEQLKQIAVKIEEHIYTTATSQSDYIRKISMRTSAAEARPQYPIPNAMQSNSAVNSTHLHEIGGVVGDSSIENGDWRAHLHADSRQRIVNKIFDTLIRHLPQYGSEFLKNLAAECEEKTFTVATSQSDYLRKISLKMLMVETRSPYLMPHTMRLNSANNSINPSGSV, encoded by the exons ATGCATACGAGTAATTGGAGGCCCACGCAGGGTGCAGGTGGTGCTGTTGGTGATTCCTCCATGGAAACCGCCGATTGGAGGTCTCAACTGACGGCAGATTTACGGCAAAGGATAGCGAACAAGAT AATGGATACCTTGATTAGGCATCCTGAACAACTTAAACAAATAGCTGTGAAGATTGAAGAGCATATTTACACTACTGCCACAAGCCAG TCTGATTATATCCGTAAGATATCAATGAGGACGTCTGCTGCGGAAGCTAGACCACAATATCCCATCCCAAACGCTATGCAGTCAAACTCTGCTGTCAATAGTACACACCTACAT GAGATAGGTGGTGTTGTTGGTGACTCGTCCATTGAAAATGGCGATTGGAGGGCTCATCTGCATGCAGATTCACGACAAAGGATCGTGAACAAGAT ATTTGATACCTTGATTAGGCATCTTCCACAATACGGGTCAGAGTTTCTTAAAAATCTAGCTGCAGAGTGTGAAGAGAAAACTTTTACTGTTGCCACCAGCCAG TCTGATTATCTCCGTAAGATATCCTTGAAGATGCTTATGGTGGAAACTAGATCACCATATCTCATGCCACACACTATGCGGTTGAACTCTGCTAACAATAGTATAAACCCCTCAGGTTCAG TCTGA